The Gemmatimonadaceae bacterium genome includes the window ACCACTCCAAGGGAGACGCCAACACGCTGGGCGGATACATGGCCGTGCACGATCGCCCGGCTGCATTCGAGGGTGGCGACGGATTCTCGTACAGCGCCGAGATCGTGACTGACGCCACGACTGATGCCACCGCGCCCTATGCGGCGTATCTCCTCTTCGTGAAATGGGCGCGTATCGGTGCCCAGTCGCCCGAGGGGCATCTCGAGACCGATTATCTCGCGCGCTCGGCAACGGAAGACGAAGCACGCGCCGCCGTCGGTGCGTGGCAGCTCTCGGCGGTGAAGCGGGCGCTCGATGAGCTCATCGCAGGCAAAGGTGGTGACGGGAGTGCGTCGCAGCGCCGGTGGTGGGACGCGATGCGCGCCGAGGGTAGTGAGGAGGGCGCCGAGTGAGTGAGGGTTCGCGCCGCGGCGTCGTGCTGAGTGGTGGCGGTGGCAGTTGGCGCGTGCGCGTGGACGACGCCCTATCGGTTGACGCGACGCTCCGCGGGCGTCTCAAGCGCGAAGGCCCAAATGCGCCGCGACGCGACGGTGACGTCGATCGACTCAAGCTCGCGGTTGGCGATCTGGTGCTCGTCGAGCCGGACACGCGCGGCGGCGCATGGGCCATCTGTGAGATTCTACCGAGACGGTCGCGACTCGCGCGCCGCGCACCTGGCGGTGCCTACGGTGAACGCATCGTTGCGGCTAATGTCGACCAGGTCGTCGTCGTCTTTTCCGCCGCCAAGCCCGAGCCACACGTCCGCATGCTCGATCGCTTTCTCGTGATCGCCGAGGCGAACGAGCTCGCGGCGCGTATCATCGTGAACAAAGTCGATCTCGTGAGCGAGCGCGGGGTGCACGACCGGTTTGCCGCCTACTCGCGCGCAGGCTACCCGGTTCACTACACGAGCACGAAGCGTGGTGATGGACTCGACGACGTACGCTCGATGCTGAACGGACGCGTGTCGGTATTCACCGGACCGTCGGGAGTGGGGAAGTCGTCGCTCTTGAACGTGCTGTTCCCTGGCCTCGCGCTTCGCGTTGGTGAGATCAGCGCCTCGGTGAACAAGGGTCGACACACGACCGTCGGCGCGACGATGATTCCGCTACCTAACGAGAGTGGTGGCTACGTGGTCGACACGCCGGGTCTCCGCGAGGTGGGAATGTGGGCGCTCGGGGCGGTGCATCTCGATACCTGTTTCCCGGAGCTGAGACCGTTCCTGACAGGCTGTCGCTTCGCGGATTGCACCCATACGGTGGAACCGGATTGCGCTGTGATGGACGCGGTGGAGAAAGGCGTCGTGAGCGCCGAGCGCTTCGCGAGTTACCTCAAATTGAGGGATGAGCTGGAGGCGGCGGATTTTCATTGATTGTCATCCCAGCGTTTTTTTTCGCGGGAGCATCCCAGACCTTGGCTGACCACTGGCGGCGCGACCCACAAAACGATTTTAACACCGACAAAGCCGACAAATCGCGGGCACCGCCGGACAAACCAAAACAGCGTCTGCCATTTTGAAAAAGCCCTCAACGCTCTTTTGCAGTACCCGGCAGTGTTCGCACTTTGTCTGGCTTTGTCCGCGTTATCAGCCGTTGATAGTTGCATCGCCTGCGACAAGCGTTGGTCTGAGATGCCTGTGCCGGGCCGACATCCCGTCGCTTCACTCCGGATGACAATCGCAACTCATCGGAGATCTGCGAACCGCCACTCCTCGCGGTAGCGTGTGATCCCGAGCGTGCGCGCCATCAACTCGCCAATCACCGCCGAGACGTGCTCGCGGTGGTCGTCGTCGTCCATTCCGTCCTGCGAGGGCGTCGCACCGGCGACGAAATCAATGACCGCGCCCGGCGTGTCGAGCTGCTCGGTGTCTTCAATCGAGACGCCGAATTCCTCCTCGACGCTCGCGAAGAATTCGTCGAGGGCCCAGCTCATGGCAGGCACTCGTCAGGCAGTACGCCTCCGCGCGTTACGAGGAGAGGAATCACGGACGCGGTTGAATATAACCCTGCCATGCCGCTCACCCCGACGCTCGGGAAGCGCCGGCGCAGGTGGTCGTTTGTCACAATTCACTCGACGCAACAAAGCGTTCTTCGCGCTGTCTCGTCAAGCCGCGCGAAAGGCCTATATTCCAGCCGAGATGAGCACGAGACGGAAGCGCGGGAAGGCACAAACCAACCTCGGCGAGGTCGCGACCGATGAAGCGATCGACGCGCCGCATGGCTCCCGACCGGACCAGGTGTATGCGCGGTTACGCGAGCTGATCGTCGGAGGCCTTCTCGCCCCCGGCAATCGCATCGTCGAGACCGAGATTGCGACTCGGCTCGGCGTCAGCCGCACGCCCGTCCGCGAGGCGCTGCAGCGACTGCTGCAGGAAGGCTATGTGATCG containing:
- the rsgA gene encoding ribosome small subunit-dependent GTPase A — translated: MSEGSRRGVVLSGGGGSWRVRVDDALSVDATLRGRLKREGPNAPRRDGDVDRLKLAVGDLVLVEPDTRGGAWAICEILPRRSRLARRAPGGAYGERIVAANVDQVVVVFSAAKPEPHVRMLDRFLVIAEANELAARIIVNKVDLVSERGVHDRFAAYSRAGYPVHYTSTKRGDGLDDVRSMLNGRVSVFTGPSGVGKSSLLNVLFPGLALRVGEISASVNKGRHTTVGATMIPLPNESGGYVVDTPGLREVGMWALGAVHLDTCFPELRPFLTGCRFADCTHTVEPDCAVMDAVEKGVVSAERFASYLKLRDELEAADFH